The following nucleotide sequence is from Cyclobacteriaceae bacterium.
TTTGTCCGTTCTTCCACCATCTGAACAAGGTTGGCGTGTTTTGAATACGAAGTAATATTATTGGAAACAATAACTTTCCCGGTTCCCAGGTACTCCATTACCTTGTGATAGTTCGTCCCTTTGCTTTGATCCTTTTGAACATCATAACAGATCAAAAAAGCATCCATACTTCTGATATGTGTCGCTAATTCACTCGAACTCACTACACCGTGCAATTTGCAATTTGGAAGATTCTTAAGTTTATCAATAAAATCAGCCGTATCAGTATCCATAGAACCGCCAACATTTGACTGTGCTACTGAGAAACTTCCCCAGAATTCAAAAACACATTCATGATTTTGGGTTATAATGTCAAGAAGAATTTTCCTGTCAATATCCTGACGCAATAGATTCCCTGAAAACCCAATATGTATTTGATCATTGTCTTTAACCACATCCGGATCATTTGCAATAAAATATTCCGATACGCCATGACTGATCAGATGCCGGGAAACGTCGATGGCGGAATACTTGTTAAGAATTTCTTTCGTCACTGAAAAAATAATCTCTGCACCCTCAGCCGCATCAAAGGCGTGTTTGTTCAGTGGCTCATCCACAGGATGAAAGACCTTTAGCGCGCTTTTTCTAAAATATGAGAGAGGATATAAATTACCAATATCAAAAGACCAAACAATATCAATCGGTCGCCCTATTTCTTTCTCTATTCGCCTCACATGATATTTCATTAAAAAATGAAACAGCCACAAAACCCTGAATCTTAAAATGTATGGAAACGAAAGTGCATGATCTATAAAAAATAGATTTGGATGCACATTAGAAGGACCAATAGAGATCGACTTACCCGTCGAAGTACGCTGAACGGGAGGATTTAAGAAGAACACAGTATTATTCTTTTTTGCCATCTCTATAGCATAATGATGCTTCGACAGAAACATGGTACCCCATGATTGAGGTGAGAGGATTAAAATAGTTTTACCGGTCAGCACTGATAGTCGCTCACTTCCCGTAAAATGCCCTTATTGAATTTGATACATTCTGAATTTCCTTTTCCGACAACTCAGGATACATAGGCAGCGATAGTATTTTTGGTTGAAGATCGGATGCTACCGGAAAATCCGAAGGTGTATGCCCAAGATATTTATAGGCCTGCAAGTTTGGAAGAATAGAAGGATAATGAATAAATGTTTCTATACCACCATCCGCAAGATGTTTCATAAGCTCATCTCTCTTTTCAGCAACAATAACATACAGGTGAAAAGTGTGTTTGCTTTCCGGACGAACGGTTGGAATTTTTATCTGTGAAATGCCATTCAGGCATTTGTTATAAATTGCCGCATTTGCAATTCTCTTATTCGTCCAATCAATGATATGCGGAAGCTTTGCTGATAGAATTGCAGCCTGTAAGCCATCCATCCGGCTATTGATCCCTTCCATCTGATGATGATGTTTTTTTAATGCACCATGTCTGGCAAACATCTTACATTTCTCTGCGAATGCATCATCATTGCTTGTGATACATCCCGCATCTCCATAAGCCCCAAGATTTTTTCCCGGATAAAAACTAAAAGAGGAAGCGATCCCATAAAGCCCAACCCTCTTACCCTTGTATTCTGAAAAATGAGATTGCGCGCAGTCTTCAATCAAATGAATATTGCGTTCATCACAAATATTCTTGATAGTCTCAATATCGCAAGCCTGCCCTTGCAAATGAACCGCAATAACAGCTTTGGTTTTGGAAGTAATCTTTGATATTAACAATGACTCATCCATGCTATAGTACTCAGGATGGATATCGATGAACACGGGCTTTGCTCCTGTTTGGGTTATGGTTTCAGAACTGGATATCCAGCTATTTGCTACCGTGATTACTTCATCGCCTTCCTTAATTCCCAACATCTTCATAATGATATATAAGGAATCTGTACCATTAGCGCATGCTACAACATTCTTACAACCATATGCATCAGCGAATTCTTTTTCAAAATTATTTACGTACTTACCTCCAATGAAGGCAGTCTCCGTAATCACATTTTCAATTGCCTTATCAATATCCTTCTTAATGCTTTCATATTGCGCAGTAAGATTTACAAAGGGAATTTTCATTATTGAATAAATTATGACTTACAAGGATCTTAAGAAGCGGGCAGGATTGCCAGCGTAAACACCTGATTTCAAGATGTCTTTTGTCACGACTGACCCTGCCCCAATAACAACACTATTACAAATTGATACAGGTAGTATGGTGGAATTGGATCCAATCGATACGTCATTACCGATTGTTGTCGACTTCCACTTTGACATATCTCCTCTTGCCGGCCCACCCTCAGAAAATAGATCGTTGACAAACATCACCCCGTGGCCTACAAAGCAATCATTACCGATCGTAACCAACGAGCAAATAAAAGAATGTGATTGAACTTTCGTCCTGCTGCCAATGGTAACATTGTTCTGAATCTCTACAAACGGACCGATGAAGCATTCTGATCCAACCGCACAACCATATAAATTCACAGGCTCCGCTACCTTCACATCTTCGCCGAACGAGACATTCCTGATCTGACTTTTCAAAATCGTTGGATTACTCATACCCGCACTGCCGCTTTATATATCTTTTCAATAATCTCCACCGTCTTCAGTCCTTCAAACGAATTGGTGGTGATAGACGCATTGTTTGTCAATACATCGATCACATTGTCATATACTTTGTCGTGATTACTCATCGAGCCGACATAATTTCCGTAGTTATTGGGCTTATTTCCTTCCGGCAGGTTTTCAATCGTGTATCCCTCTATACTTTGATACTCAAGTTCGTTGAGGTATTGGCCACCAATCTTCACCGTTCCCTTATCGCCAAAGAGTGTAAGTGAACCTTCCATATTCTTCTTATAGCTATTTACTGTGTAGTTGATGGTACCAATGGCTCCACTCTGAAACTCCATGATCACGGCTCCCGTATCCTCAAACTCGATAATTCCCTTATGATTGAAATTTCCAAGATATGCCTGAACGCTTTTCACATCGCCGAGCAACCAATAAAGAAGATCAACAAAATGACTGAACTGGGTAAACAGCGTACCTCCATCCATATCCAATGTCCCCTTCCATGAGTTTTTATAATAGTCTTCGTTTCTGTTCCAGAAGCAGGTTAATTGGACGCTGTTGATCTTTCCCAGTCTGCCTTCATCAATTACTCTTTTCACTGCAGCTACGGGAGGATTATAGCGATTCTGTTTGATCGCAAACAATCTCCTGTTGGATTTCTCAGCGGCCTGGATCATTCTTCCGCAATCATTCACTGTAATGGCCATCGGCTTTTCACACAATGCATGGAAACCTGCCTGAAGCACGCTGATCGAATGATTGGCATGTAGTCCGTTCGGTGAGCATATTGCAATCACCTCAATTTCTTTTTCAGAGGATGTCATCTCTTCCAGTGAATAATAAGCTTTCGCATTGTATTGCTTGGCCATCTGATCGGCCTTGTCCGGCACATTGTCGCATACAGCAATCAATTCTCCTTTTGCGTGAATGTGTTCAGCGTGACGCTGGGCGATTCGTCCACAACCAACAATTCCGAATTTTACTTTCTTTGTCATGATCTGCATTTCATTTGAAAATCTTCCGAAGCCCTTGCGTTTTCTGCAGAAGGGTCATATAGTTCCTTTTAAGTTTTGTATCTGATTTAAACTCCTCATGTCGTCGCGGTGAGGCTCTCATGATGGAATCAAACTCTGTGACACTTAATCCGAGTTTTTTCAAAACATATTCTTTGTCCTGTCGCAAATCCTGTTCGCTATAAAGCGGAAGCTCAAGCTCATTCAGCGCTTCCTCCCGGGAAATTTGTCCTGAACATATCAGCGTTGATAAGTGTGCTTTTCTTTTATCGATCTTGAATTTCTCCGGTAAAATATACGCTTGGTAAAACTTTGTAAAGATGGACTCATAATGCTTGCCGCCGTAATCGCGCCAGTCGAGCTCCCTCTTAATAAATTCCTTGACATCTTTTTTAATGTATGGAACATAGTCCAGAATCGATATTGGCGTCAGCTTAAGTACAGCTGAGTAGTACACGTATCTTTTAAAATCAAAGATCGGGTAAGTCTTTAGCTTGACTTTACCATACTTATCATGAATATCCTCTAGATTGGCAAAGTCCATTTTCTTATACAACCAGTTCGACGGCATGATATGCTCCGTAACAATGTTCGTCCCGCTGATGATATATCCTATATCCTGCTCCTTCGCCAGTTTATACATGGTGGCAAAGATTGCATGGTCCGACACCACCTCTATATCCACGACCGATGCTTTTATGTATGAAAGCTGAATATCCCTGAACTCCTGCCAGTTGACTACCAGCGTATACAAATCAATGTTCAGCTTATTGATGATATTCTCAATGTTCTTTACTGCAAGTTCTGAATTCCAACCATTGTCAAGATGGACGGCAAGAGGACGCAAGCCAAGTTGCTTAACAAGATACGCTACATACGTACTATCAACTCCGCCACTTAAACCAATAAGACAATCATACTTTTTGCCTTGCCCCTGTTTCCTGATTGCAGCGGATAGTTCCGCCAGCTTTTGTTCACCTGCTGCACCTGTCAGCACGCGTTTCTCCGCCTCTTTATAGTCGTAGTAGTAATTACAAATTCCCTTCTCATCAAAGGTAATATCCGGATCAGCGATATTGTCCATCACCGTTATGGTGCATCGACGATATGAAGGATCCGTTTTATCCAATACCATACAAGGCTTAATTAATATATGAAAACAATTTTTCTTCCAGCTCCTGTTGCCGGGGATAGCTGATAAGGACCGCACGATGCGGAAGTTGAAATACAAACATGCTGCCGGCAGATACTGCAGAAGCTCCTGCACCCACTGCCTTCACAAAATCGTTGATGGTTGCTGCTCCACCTATTGCCACCACAGGGATATTAACCGCAGAGCTCACTGATCGGATCAATGTTTCATCATATCCGCCAAATGTTCCATCCCGGTCAATCGCATTCAACAACAACTCACCTGCTCCTGCATCTTCCATTTTCCTTGCGAATTCAACCGGGTCGATGTCCGTATTTTTTGCACCGTTCTTTATGAAAACCCTATACTTTCCCCACATATTCTTTTTCACATCTACTGATGCGACAATACTCTGACTTCCCACATACTTAGCGGCATCATTTATCAGCGTCGGATTTTCAAAAGCACTGCTGTTCAGTATGACTTTCTCCACTCCGGCTGTGATCAATTCTTCAATCTCACTCAGTCTGGTAATCCCGCCCCCATATCCTAGTGGCATGAACGCCTCACTGGCGATCTCTTTTATTTCTGCTATTCTCGGACCTCGTTTCTCCAGTGAAGCTGAGATATCCAGTACCACGATCTCATCAACTTCTTTTTCATTAAAGATCTTCACAGCATTGATCGGATCGCCGACATACTTGTGGTCTTTAAATTTTACCGACTTCACAAGACCACCATCCTGAATGAGCAAAGCTGG
It contains:
- a CDS encoding DegT/DnrJ/EryC1/StrS family aminotransferase; its protein translation is MKIPFVNLTAQYESIKKDIDKAIENVITETAFIGGKYVNNFEKEFADAYGCKNVVACANGTDSLYIIMKMLGIKEGDEVITVANSWISSSETITQTGAKPVFIDIHPEYYSMDESLLISKITSKTKAVIAVHLQGQACDIETIKNICDERNIHLIEDCAQSHFSEYKGKRVGLYGIASSFSFYPGKNLGAYGDAGCITSNDDAFAEKCKMFARHGALKKHHHQMEGINSRMDGLQAAILSAKLPHIIDWTNKRIANAAIYNKCLNGISQIKIPTVRPESKHTFHLYVIVAEKRDELMKHLADGGIETFIHYPSILPNLQAYKYLGHTPSDFPVASDLQPKILSLPMYPELSEKEIQNVSNSIRAFYGK
- a CDS encoding N-acetyltransferase, which translates into the protein MSNPTILKSQIRNVSFGEDVKVAEPVNLYGCAVGSECFIGPFVEIQNNVTIGSRTKVQSHSFICSLVTIGNDCFVGHGVMFVNDLFSEGGPARGDMSKWKSTTIGNDVSIGSNSTILPVSICNSVVIGAGSVVTKDILKSGVYAGNPARFLRSL
- a CDS encoding Gfo/Idh/MocA family oxidoreductase, which translates into the protein MMTKKVKFGIVGCGRIAQRHAEHIHAKGELIAVCDNVPDKADQMAKQYNAKAYYSLEEMTSSEKEIEVIAICSPNGLHANHSISVLQAGFHALCEKPMAITVNDCGRMIQAAEKSNRRLFAIKQNRYNPPVAAVKRVIDEGRLGKINSVQLTCFWNRNEDYYKNSWKGTLDMDGGTLFTQFSHFVDLLYWLLGDVKSVQAYLGNFNHKGIIEFEDTGAVIMEFQSGAIGTINYTVNSYKKNMEGSLTLFGDKGTVKIGGQYLNELEYQSIEGYTIENLPEGNKPNNYGNYVGSMSNHDKVYDNVIDVLTNNASITTNSFEGLKTVEIIEKIYKAAVRV
- a CDS encoding N-acetyl sugar amidotransferase, yielding MVLDKTDPSYRRCTITVMDNIADPDITFDEKGICNYYYDYKEAEKRVLTGAAGEQKLAELSAAIRKQGQGKKYDCLIGLSGGVDSTYVAYLVKQLGLRPLAVHLDNGWNSELAVKNIENIINKLNIDLYTLVVNWQEFRDIQLSYIKASVVDIEVVSDHAIFATMYKLAKEQDIGYIISGTNIVTEHIMPSNWLYKKMDFANLEDIHDKYGKVKLKTYPIFDFKRYVYYSAVLKLTPISILDYVPYIKKDVKEFIKRELDWRDYGGKHYESIFTKFYQAYILPEKFKIDKRKAHLSTLICSGQISREEALNELELPLYSEQDLRQDKEYVLKKLGLSVTEFDSIMRASPRRHEEFKSDTKLKRNYMTLLQKTQGLRKIFK
- the hisF gene encoding imidazole glycerol phosphate synthase subunit HisF, whose protein sequence is MKRIRVIPALLIQDGGLVKSVKFKDHKYVGDPINAVKIFNEKEVDEIVVLDISASLEKRGPRIAEIKEIASEAFMPLGYGGGITRLSEIEELITAGVEKVILNSSAFENPTLINDAAKYVGSQSIVASVDVKKNMWGKYRVFIKNGAKNTDIDPVEFARKMEDAGAGELLLNAIDRDGTFGGYDETLIRSVSSAVNIPVVAIGGAATINDFVKAVGAGASAVSAGSMFVFQLPHRAVLISYPRQQELEEKLFSYIN